A window of Gloeocapsopsis sp. IPPAS B-1203 contains these coding sequences:
- the ntrB gene encoding nitrate ABC transporter permease: protein MFNLIAVLAVAGHSTWKKVRPIVVRDAVLLPAAGFLGVIILWWFIATFLTNLMPTPVEALIANLDYILNPFYRRGPGNLGLGWLLLASLRRVLIGFGLGALVAIPIGFLIGMSQQALLALNPLIQIFKPVSPLAWLPISLAIFNLADPSAIFVIFITSLWPTIINTALGVSSVNKDYIDVARVLEMPRWRQITKIILPASLPYIFTGLRISLGIAWLVIVAVEMLTGGVGIGFFVWDEWSRLNLSSVFLAVLVIGLTGLVLDYAVGKIQELITHRPKS, encoded by the coding sequence GTGTTTAACCTGATTGCTGTTTTAGCAGTTGCAGGACACAGTACCTGGAAAAAAGTACGACCTATTGTAGTGCGGGATGCTGTTTTACTTCCTGCTGCTGGTTTCTTAGGAGTGATTATTCTGTGGTGGTTTATTGCCACTTTCTTAACCAACTTAATGCCTACCCCAGTTGAGGCACTCATCGCCAATTTAGACTACATTTTGAACCCATTTTACCGACGGGGACCAGGGAATTTAGGACTTGGTTGGTTGTTACTGGCAAGTTTAAGACGGGTATTAATTGGTTTTGGACTAGGTGCTTTAGTCGCCATACCGATTGGTTTTCTGATTGGGATGTCTCAGCAAGCCTTGCTAGCACTCAATCCTTTAATTCAAATTTTCAAACCTGTATCGCCACTCGCATGGCTACCTATTTCGCTTGCTATCTTTAATTTAGCCGATCCCTCTGCTATTTTTGTCATCTTCATCACTTCACTATGGCCCACAATTATCAATACAGCTTTGGGAGTTTCTAGCGTTAATAAAGACTATATCGATGTAGCACGAGTATTGGAAATGCCGCGTTGGCGACAGATTACCAAAATTATTTTACCTGCGAGTTTGCCTTACATTTTTACAGGTTTAAGAATCAGTCTCGGCATTGCATGGCTTGTAATTGTTGCTGTAGAAATGCTTACAGGTGGTGTTGGTATTGGCTTTTTTGTTTGGGATGAATGGAGTCGCCTCAATTTAAGTTCAGTCTTCCTAGCTGTATTAGTTATTGGCTTAACAGGATTGGTGCTTGATTATGCTGTAGGCAAAATTCAGGAATTGATAACGCATCGCCCGAAAAGTTAG
- a CDS encoding ABC transporter substrate-binding protein — translation MNYTDKNYWSRRSFLLGMGATVGSAALSACAINANRAPQGLSTAALAVEQVVDPQTLEKPNLTVGYVPVNDCAPFAVAWEKGFFRKYGLNVTLSREASWGTSRDGIIFGRLDASPVVCGAVTNARTGAEGARHAPLCAAMTIHRHGNAMTMNKAMWESGLRSWREYNGNLAEFGQDFRRYFQNLPAEQKVWAVVLSSAIYEYFVRYLAAAAGVDPDAEFRIIIVPPPQMVVNMRIGAMQAYMVAEPWNTRAITGNEGIGFTFAQGKEIWQGHPDRLLAVMESFIDENPKTYRSLVKAMIEACQYCSNPNNREEVAEILTSRSFTGAKLNLTRAAIVGEYNYGGFDNQERIVRSPYTTIFFDLPPDLAQIPNDRSTFMWQSESIWLMTQSARWGQIKSIPKNAEELAQKAWRTDLYREIAAEMGIDCPKDDFKIAPATAFIDKNAFDPSDPVGYLNSVEIRANRPKSFLLS, via the coding sequence ATGAATTATACCGACAAGAACTATTGGAGTCGGCGCAGCTTTCTTTTAGGAATGGGTGCGACAGTAGGTAGTGCGGCATTATCTGCGTGTGCTATTAATGCTAATCGCGCACCTCAAGGACTATCTACTGCTGCTTTGGCAGTGGAACAAGTCGTCGATCCACAAACATTAGAAAAACCTAACCTTACTGTAGGATACGTCCCTGTCAATGATTGTGCGCCGTTTGCGGTGGCATGGGAAAAAGGTTTTTTTCGCAAGTATGGTTTAAATGTCACACTCAGTCGTGAGGCAAGCTGGGGTACATCTCGCGATGGTATTATATTTGGTCGCCTTGATGCTTCTCCTGTTGTCTGTGGCGCAGTGACAAATGCCCGTACCGGTGCGGAAGGTGCGCGTCATGCACCCTTGTGTGCTGCGATGACAATTCACCGTCACGGTAACGCAATGACGATGAATAAAGCAATGTGGGAATCAGGCTTGCGTTCTTGGCGGGAGTATAACGGTAATTTAGCTGAGTTTGGGCAAGATTTTCGTCGCTATTTTCAGAATTTGCCAGCAGAACAAAAAGTTTGGGCTGTTGTACTGAGTTCGGCAATTTATGAGTACTTTGTGCGTTATTTAGCCGCAGCAGCAGGAGTCGATCCCGACGCAGAGTTTCGCATCATTATTGTTCCTCCGCCGCAGATGGTAGTCAATATGCGCATTGGTGCGATGCAAGCTTATATGGTGGCAGAACCTTGGAATACAAGAGCAATTACGGGTAACGAAGGCATTGGCTTTACTTTCGCCCAAGGAAAAGAGATTTGGCAAGGACACCCAGATAGACTTTTAGCAGTTATGGAGTCTTTTATTGATGAAAATCCTAAGACTTATCGATCGCTTGTCAAAGCGATGATCGAAGCCTGTCAGTATTGCAGCAATCCTAACAATCGGGAAGAAGTTGCCGAAATTCTTACAAGTAGATCTTTTACTGGTGCCAAGCTGAATTTAACTCGTGCAGCAATTGTCGGTGAATACAATTACGGCGGTTTTGATAACCAAGAAAGAATAGTGCGATCGCCTTATACAACTATTTTCTTTGATTTGCCGCCTGATCTTGCTCAAATTCCCAACGATCGCTCAACATTTATGTGGCAATCGGAAAGTATTTGGTTGATGACGCAGTCGGCGCGTTGGGGACAAATCAAATCAATTCCTAAAAATGCTGAAGAACTTGCTCAAAAAGCATGGAGAACAGATCTTTATCGAGAAATTGCTGCAGAAATGGGTATTGATTGTCCCAAAGACGATTTCAAAATTGCACCTGCTACAGCTTTCATAGACAAAAATGCTTTTGATCCTAGCGATCCAGTAGGGTATCTCAATAGTGTTGAAATTCGTGCTAATCGTCCTAAATCTTTTCTCTTGTCTTAA
- a CDS encoding ABC transporter ATP-binding protein yields MKSTFYQTHQYEQNFNHNGFLEVENLVKSYPKADGSEFVVLDGINLTINEDEFISVIGHSGCGKSTLLKIVAGLEEPSYSSVRLDGKEIRKPGAERMMVFQHYSLLPWLTVKENIRLAVDEVLKNTSRAEKISIVNEHLSMVNLTAAANKYPDEISGGMKQRVGIARALATRPKMLLMDEPFGALDALTRSKLQRQVLDIWEQHRQAVMMITHDVDEAIYMSGRIVLMTNGPAAKIGEIIDVPFSHPRVSETPLQEARVAMRNSQEYYDIRNHALNFLERYFSQDK; encoded by the coding sequence ATGAAATCTACTTTTTATCAAACTCACCAATACGAACAAAATTTCAACCATAATGGTTTTTTAGAAGTTGAAAACTTAGTGAAATCTTATCCTAAAGCTGATGGAAGCGAATTTGTTGTTCTTGACGGTATTAATCTTACAATCAATGAAGATGAATTTATTTCAGTCATTGGTCACTCTGGTTGTGGTAAATCAACACTTTTAAAAATTGTTGCTGGACTAGAAGAACCAAGTTATAGTTCTGTACGTTTGGATGGTAAAGAAATCCGCAAGCCTGGGGCTGAGAGAATGATGGTGTTTCAACACTATTCATTACTACCGTGGCTAACAGTAAAAGAGAACATTCGTTTAGCTGTAGATGAAGTTTTAAAGAATACTTCACGCGCTGAAAAAATTAGTATAGTTAACGAACACTTATCAATGGTGAATTTAACAGCAGCAGCTAATAAGTATCCTGATGAAATTTCTGGCGGGATGAAGCAGCGTGTAGGCATTGCTAGGGCGTTAGCGACTCGTCCAAAAATGTTACTCATGGACGAACCTTTTGGGGCATTAGATGCTCTAACTCGCAGTAAGTTACAGCGTCAAGTATTAGATATTTGGGAACAACATAGACAAGCTGTAATGATGATTACCCATGATGTAGATGAAGCAATTTACATGTCTGGTCGTATTGTTTTAATGACCAATGGACCTGCTGCTAAGATTGGAGAAATTATCGATGTGCCCTTTTCTCATCCACGCGTTAGCGAAACTCCTCTGCAAGAGGCTCGCGTTGCTATGCGTAATTCCCAAGAATATTATGATATTCGTAACCATGCACTCAATTTCTTAGAACGCTATTTTTCTCAAGACAAATAA
- a CDS encoding ArsB/NhaD family transporter translates to MASWQATFSSLIFIGVIILIMTEKMHLTIAAFLGALLLVFANIMTLAEAVTYIARSYSTLALFFGVMVLVRAFEPTKVFDYLATQIVILAKGQGKRLLLGIVAITTPICAVLPNATTVMLLAPLIPPIAEDVGVNFVPLLILMVFVANSAGLLTLVGDPATFIVGDAVNISFIDYLGRLSLGGVIAVGAIVVMLPYLFPKIWRKELASLDQLPHPQINHPRVLTLGIILIAFVLLFFVIGEMLPIPISPAAVALLGAALALLLSHHSKIETVNHILRDVDWSTLIFFMCIFVIIGGLEKTGVVSSISGILAFVLGRNIALGALVLLFLVGILSSVVPNIPLVVAMVPLLKEYVVNVGLAAPEILQPGFQGELPPVVLPLFYAMMFGATLGGNGTLVGASSNIVAAGIAELHGRRISFETFLRYGIPVMIVQLIAAALFISIRFLIFR, encoded by the coding sequence ATGGCAAGCTGGCAAGCAACTTTTAGCTCACTGATATTTATTGGTGTCATTATCTTAATTATGACAGAGAAAATGCACCTAACTATTGCAGCATTTTTAGGTGCATTGCTACTAGTTTTTGCCAATATCATGACATTGGCAGAAGCAGTTACATATATTGCCAGAAGCTACTCTACACTAGCGTTATTCTTTGGAGTTATGGTGCTAGTAAGAGCTTTTGAACCAACAAAAGTATTTGATTACTTAGCAACTCAAATAGTTATTTTAGCCAAAGGACAAGGTAAAAGACTTTTGCTAGGAATCGTTGCAATTACAACTCCAATTTGTGCAGTGTTGCCAAACGCCACAACTGTGATGCTGTTAGCACCTTTAATTCCTCCCATTGCTGAAGATGTAGGAGTTAATTTTGTTCCTTTATTAATTTTAATGGTGTTTGTTGCTAATAGTGCAGGCTTACTAACATTAGTAGGAGATCCAGCAACATTTATTGTTGGGGATGCTGTTAATATCAGTTTTATAGATTATTTAGGGCGTTTAAGTTTAGGAGGAGTTATTGCAGTAGGAGCAATTGTAGTGATGCTGCCATACTTGTTTCCTAAAATTTGGCGAAAAGAATTAGCAAGTTTGGATCAGTTACCACACCCTCAGATTAATCATCCTCGTGTTTTGACTTTGGGAATTATACTCATAGCTTTTGTACTGCTGTTCTTTGTAATAGGAGAAATGCTACCAATTCCTATCTCACCAGCGGCAGTAGCATTACTTGGAGCAGCACTTGCTTTGTTACTTTCACATCATAGTAAAATTGAAACGGTTAACCATATTCTACGTGATGTAGATTGGAGTACTTTAATATTTTTTATGTGTATTTTTGTCATAATTGGAGGACTAGAAAAAACAGGGGTTGTTAGTAGTATCTCTGGAATCTTAGCGTTTGTTTTAGGTAGAAATATTGCTTTGGGTGCGCTAGTTCTATTATTTTTGGTAGGAATTTTATCAAGTGTTGTACCAAATATTCCGCTAGTTGTTGCTATGGTGCCATTGCTTAAAGAATATGTTGTTAATGTAGGATTAGCAGCACCAGAAATATTACAACCAGGATTTCAAGGTGAGTTACCGCCTGTAGTTCTACCGTTATTTTATGCGATGATGTTTGGTGCAACTTTGGGTGGAAATGGCACTTTAGTCGGGGCTTCTTCTAATATTGTGGCAGCGGGAATTGCTGAACTTCATGGGCGACGAATTTCATTTGAGACTTTTTTGCGTTATGGCATTCCAGTGATGATTGTGCAATTAATCGCGGCTGCTTTGTTTATCTCGATTCGCTTTTTGATTTTTAGGTAA
- the polA gene encoding DNA polymerase I: protein MSQAFTSTVASSLTRPTFILVDGHSLAFRSYFAFAKGRDGGLRTTTGIPTSVCFGFLKALLEVMAVEKPEALAIAFDLGLPTFRHEADDTYKADRPGTPEDFVPDLKNLHELLDGLNLPIITAPGYEADDVLGTLAQKASAARYRVKILTGDRDLFQLVDPQKDISVLYLSSDALKRSSTGLTEYKTEQVKEKMGVLPSQIVDFKALCGDKSDNIPGVKGIGEKTAIQLLNQHTSLEQIYNSLSDIKGATQKKLEAGKQDAEKSRYLATIVVDVPLDIDLEAGKLTGFDTTTLKPILEKLEFKSFLGKVNELQQQFGGVIAEEAEVIPDAKPITVPTFESDDLWFFSAEDTEAIQEQPFTQITPQIIDTPEKLTQLVQRLQKHTSTLSPVAWDTETTDLEPRDAQLVGIGCCWGSEIDEMAYIPLGHTVGDNLDTATVLAALRPILESAEYPKALQNAKFDRLVLRCQGINLKGVVFDPMLASYVLDPDTSHNLSDLAQRYLGLTAKSYTELVPKGKTIADLDIPAVAEYCGMDVYATYGLVPKLRAELDKTPALHKLLIDVEQPLEPVLAEMEYTGIHINTAYLQEFSKQLEKDLAAIEEQIYAVAEEKFNLGSPKKLSELLFDKLSLDRRKSRKIKTGYSTDAATLEKLRDDHPIVEAILEYRTLSKLKSTYVDALPALVRPDTQRVHTSFNQTATSTGRLSSSNPNLQNIPIRTAFSRQIRKAFIPESDWLLITADYSQIELRILAHLCQEPILVKAYQNNEDIHSVTAKLLFEKDVVTSEERRLAKTINFGVIYGMGAQRFARETKMKAADGKVFIERFNQQYPLVFEYLRRMEQEAIAKGYVQTILGRRRYFNFTSDRLRQLRNLKPEDINLDEIRGLTANDAGLLRAAANAPIQGSSADIIKIAMAQLHELLQNYQARLLLQVHDELVFEVPQDEWEELQPKIRSTMESAVSLSVPLLVEVRAGENWMEVK, encoded by the coding sequence ATGTCTCAAGCTTTTACCTCTACTGTGGCTTCATCTCTTACACGCCCAACATTTATCTTAGTTGATGGGCATTCACTAGCTTTTCGCTCGTATTTTGCATTTGCCAAAGGGCGTGATGGGGGTTTACGGACAACGACGGGAATTCCTACGAGTGTATGTTTCGGTTTTCTCAAGGCGTTATTAGAAGTCATGGCGGTAGAAAAACCTGAAGCTCTAGCGATCGCCTTTGATCTCGGATTACCGACTTTCCGCCACGAAGCCGATGATACATATAAAGCAGATCGCCCAGGTACGCCAGAAGACTTTGTTCCCGATCTCAAGAATCTACACGAACTACTCGACGGCTTAAACTTACCAATTATCACCGCACCAGGTTACGAAGCGGATGATGTGCTAGGAACACTCGCGCAAAAAGCAAGCGCAGCAAGGTATCGAGTTAAGATTTTGACAGGCGATCGCGATTTATTTCAACTCGTCGATCCGCAAAAAGATATTAGTGTTCTGTACTTAAGTTCTGATGCGTTGAAGCGCTCATCCACAGGATTAACAGAATACAAAACAGAACAAGTTAAAGAAAAGATGGGTGTTTTACCATCACAAATTGTTGACTTTAAAGCACTGTGTGGAGATAAATCAGATAATATTCCTGGCGTTAAAGGTATTGGTGAAAAAACAGCAATTCAGCTACTCAATCAACATACATCACTTGAGCAAATTTATAACTCATTAAGTGATATAAAAGGCGCAACGCAAAAAAAACTAGAAGCAGGGAAGCAAGATGCTGAAAAATCTCGTTATTTAGCAACAATTGTTGTTGATGTACCATTAGACATTGATTTAGAAGCAGGCAAATTAACAGGTTTCGATACAACAACTCTCAAGCCCATACTAGAAAAGTTAGAATTTAAATCTTTCCTCGGTAAAGTTAACGAACTTCAGCAGCAGTTTGGTGGTGTCATTGCAGAAGAAGCAGAAGTTATACCTGACGCAAAACCGATCACAGTACCAACGTTTGAGAGTGACGATCTGTGGTTCTTTAGTGCAGAAGATACCGAAGCAATTCAAGAACAGCCTTTTACCCAAATCACACCGCAAATCATTGATACGCCTGAGAAATTAACGCAGTTAGTACAGCGATTACAAAAGCATACTAGTACTTTGTCACCTGTTGCTTGGGACACAGAAACAACAGATCTCGAACCACGCGATGCACAACTTGTGGGAATTGGCTGTTGTTGGGGAAGTGAAATTGATGAGATGGCGTACATTCCCCTTGGTCATACAGTGGGAGATAATCTAGATACTGCAACAGTATTAGCAGCATTGCGCCCAATTTTAGAAAGTGCAGAGTATCCTAAAGCGTTGCAAAATGCCAAATTTGATAGGCTGGTGTTGCGGTGTCAGGGAATTAATCTTAAGGGTGTCGTGTTTGATCCGATGCTAGCAAGCTATGTTTTAGATCCTGATACCAGCCATAATCTAAGCGATCTAGCCCAGCGATATTTAGGTTTAACTGCAAAAAGCTATACCGAGTTGGTACCGAAAGGCAAAACTATTGCAGATTTAGACATTCCTGCTGTCGCCGAGTATTGCGGTATGGATGTTTATGCAACGTATGGGTTAGTACCAAAGCTACGCGCAGAATTAGATAAAACTCCTGCTTTACATAAATTGTTAATTGATGTTGAACAACCGCTAGAACCTGTGTTAGCCGAAATGGAGTATACAGGAATTCACATCAATACGGCGTATCTACAAGAGTTTTCAAAACAATTAGAAAAAGACTTAGCAGCAATTGAGGAACAAATTTATGCAGTTGCTGAAGAGAAGTTTAATTTAGGTTCACCGAAAAAGCTTAGTGAACTCTTATTTGATAAGCTAAGCTTAGATCGCAGAAAGTCACGAAAAATTAAAACAGGTTACTCAACAGATGCCGCAACGCTAGAGAAATTACGTGACGATCATCCAATAGTAGAAGCAATTTTAGAGTATCGCACTTTATCTAAACTCAAATCTACATATGTTGATGCACTACCAGCATTAGTGCGCCCAGACACTCAGCGAGTGCATACAAGTTTTAATCAAACTGCAACTTCGACGGGGCGATTATCTTCCTCTAACCCGAACTTACAAAATATTCCAATTCGGACAGCTTTTAGTCGCCAAATTCGCAAAGCGTTTATTCCTGAATCTGATTGGTTATTAATAACAGCAGATTACTCTCAAATCGAGTTACGTATTCTCGCGCATTTGTGTCAAGAGCCAATTTTAGTCAAAGCTTACCAAAATAACGAAGATATTCACAGTGTAACTGCAAAATTACTATTTGAAAAAGATGTCGTTACTTCTGAAGAACGCCGTTTAGCTAAAACGATTAACTTTGGTGTAATCTACGGTATGGGTGCGCAGCGCTTTGCCCGAGAAACGAAGATGAAAGCTGCGGATGGTAAGGTATTTATTGAAAGGTTTAACCAGCAATATCCTTTAGTCTTTGAATACTTGCGGCGCATGGAACAAGAAGCCATAGCTAAAGGATATGTACAGACAATTTTAGGACGACGGAGATACTTTAATTTTACAAGCGATCGCCTGCGGCAGTTACGCAATCTCAAGCCTGAAGATATTAACCTTGATGAAATTCGCGGTTTAACTGCAAATGACGCTGGGTTACTCCGCGCTGCTGCTAATGCTCCGATTCAAGGATCAAGTGCTGATATTATTAAAATTGCGATGGCGCAACTACACGAACTATTACAAAATTATCAAGCGCGATTGCTACTGCAAGTTCACGATGAATTGGTATTTGAAGTTCCACAAGATGAGTGGGAAGAATTACAGCCAAAAATCCGTTCAACAATGGAATCTGCAGTGTCCTTAAGTGTACCGTTACTTGTAGAAGTGCGTGCAGGTGAAAACTGGATGGAAGTTAAGTAA
- a CDS encoding class I SAM-dependent methyltransferase: MSNYINEYAQKNNLTVEQIRHLYEVEKDLATKLRHATKEERQHLYTRVYDELFQKVPFHPQLINKADPEDNLQWSHSRIRLIRDFLHPDATFLEVGSGDCCLASEVAKITRQVYAVDVSNEITKDIDFPPNLELVISDGVSIPVEAGSVNVIYSDQLMEHLHPEDAIEQLQNIYNALAPGGVYICHTPNRLSGPHDISGCYDEIATGFHLQEYLITDLYALFKKVGFSQISYYKSTENFQIKIPLTSITKNIFQLSENIMLQFPYSLRRKIAKSSIIFRGISLVGIKLA; the protein is encoded by the coding sequence ATGTCGAACTACATTAATGAATACGCCCAAAAAAACAATCTTACGGTTGAACAAATTAGACATTTATACGAAGTTGAAAAAGATTTAGCAACAAAATTGCGTCATGCAACTAAAGAAGAACGTCAGCATCTTTATACTCGCGTATACGATGAGTTATTTCAGAAAGTTCCTTTTCATCCGCAGTTAATCAATAAAGCAGATCCTGAAGACAATTTACAGTGGAGCCATAGTCGGATACGATTAATCCGAGATTTTTTACATCCTGATGCAACGTTTCTAGAAGTTGGTTCTGGCGATTGTTGTCTGGCGTCAGAAGTTGCAAAAATCACTCGTCAAGTTTACGCCGTTGATGTTTCTAATGAGATTACAAAAGATATTGATTTTCCTCCAAACTTAGAACTTGTCATTTCTGATGGTGTGAGTATTCCGGTGGAGGCGGGAAGTGTGAATGTTATTTACAGCGATCAACTTATGGAACATCTGCATCCAGAAGATGCAATTGAACAACTACAAAATATCTATAACGCCTTAGCACCTGGTGGAGTCTACATTTGCCACACTCCTAATCGGTTATCAGGTCCGCATGATATTTCGGGCTGTTATGATGAAATTGCGACAGGCTTTCATCTTCAAGAATATTTAATTACTGATCTATACGCATTGTTTAAAAAGGTTGGTTTTTCGCAAATCAGCTACTACAAGAGTACCGAAAATTTTCAGATCAAAATTCCTCTAACATCAATTACGAAAAATATATTTCAATTAAGTGAAAATATAATGTTACAGTTCCCGTATTCTTTAAGAAGAAAAATAGCAAAGTCATCAATAATTTTTAGAGGAATCTCATTAGTTGGTATTAAACTAGCATGA
- a CDS encoding phosphate-starvation-inducible PsiE family protein — translation MQQPLKTPLNWYEVLNRNLLVRSLETIQDLIVVSLCIGLFCVMMIQLRGIFYLMLPPLNFHEVTADILFLLIMVELFRLLIIYLQEQRVSIGVAVEVSIVSVLREVIVRGVLEVPWNQMLAACAFLLVLAGLLIVRVWIPPTFEGIDPEQRYVKHYQGE, via the coding sequence ATGCAGCAACCATTAAAGACCCCGTTAAATTGGTACGAAGTGTTGAATCGCAATCTGCTTGTGCGTAGCTTAGAGACAATTCAAGACTTGATTGTCGTCTCGCTGTGCATTGGTTTATTCTGCGTGATGATGATTCAGCTTAGAGGCATATTTTACTTAATGTTGCCACCACTCAACTTTCACGAAGTCACCGCAGATATTTTGTTTTTGCTGATTATGGTGGAGTTGTTTCGCCTGCTGATTATTTATTTACAAGAACAGCGCGTGTCGATTGGTGTTGCGGTAGAAGTATCGATTGTCTCAGTATTGCGTGAAGTGATTGTGCGCGGAGTCTTAGAAGTTCCTTGGAATCAAATGCTAGCAGCGTGTGCCTTTTTACTCGTTTTAGCTGGATTGTTGATTGTACGAGTTTGGATTCCACCAACTTTTGAAGGAATCGATCCTGAACAGCGGTACGTCAAACACTATCAAGGGGAGTAG
- a CDS encoding LapA family protein, producing MRVLANLLTIVILAGWVVAIAIISVQNATPVSLRFLTFQSIQLPAGLVLAFSATLGMLAMALTQPLWLASSSRRNSLESDDEFFVDE from the coding sequence ATGAGAGTTCTTGCTAATTTGCTAACAATTGTAATTCTTGCTGGCTGGGTAGTGGCGATCGCAATCATTTCCGTACAAAACGCTACCCCAGTTTCTTTGCGATTTTTGACATTTCAATCAATTCAACTTCCCGCAGGGTTGGTACTAGCTTTTAGTGCTACTTTAGGTATGCTTGCTATGGCATTGACCCAACCTTTATGGCTAGCTAGTTCATCGAGAAGAAATAGCCTCGAATCAGATGATGAATTCTTTGTAGATGAGTGA
- a CDS encoding phosphoglucomutase/phosphomannomutase family protein codes for MSASNNSSKIKFGTDGWRGIIADDFTFPNVRKVTRAIASYLETAYNKNQPVLIAYDTRFLADEFAQTAAEVLAADGWSVKITDRDCPTPVIAYNARHLKSAGALMFTASHNPAPYCGIKYIPDYAGPATPEITDTIVANISGADDAPVSGNWKDKISTFDPKPEYLKFLYTLLDVEKIRNAKLKVKYDALYSTSRGYLDMVLEHCGCELETFHAQRDVLFGGGMPEPKGEQLIELVEAVKKDQADLGLATDGDSDRFGVVDEQGNVLTPNTVLLLLARHLVKNRGKSGAIVRTVATTHLLDNLAASYGLEIYETPVGFKYIGEKMRETTVLIGGEESGGLSVIGHIPEKDGILADMLVAEAIAYEGKPLSQLVEEAISEANGPLSNQRLDLHLNDAHKAAVIDSFTNNPPCDVAGIQVKEVGRKDGVKLYLEEGSWILLRPSGTEPLMRVYIEATSAEKLNQIATQMEQTINQLEPAVV; via the coding sequence ATGAGCGCTAGTAACAATTCCAGCAAGATTAAGTTTGGTACCGATGGATGGAGAGGTATTATTGCTGATGACTTTACCTTCCCCAACGTGCGGAAAGTAACGCGGGCGATCGCAAGTTACCTTGAAACCGCTTACAACAAGAACCAACCAGTTCTTATTGCCTACGATACTCGCTTTCTCGCTGACGAGTTTGCCCAAACTGCTGCCGAGGTATTAGCAGCAGACGGTTGGAGTGTGAAAATTACTGATCGGGATTGTCCCACCCCAGTAATTGCTTACAACGCCCGTCACTTAAAAAGTGCTGGTGCATTGATGTTCACTGCCAGTCATAATCCGGCACCCTACTGTGGGATTAAGTATATTCCTGATTACGCTGGTCCTGCCACTCCTGAGATTACTGATACTATTGTGGCAAATATCTCCGGTGCAGACGATGCACCTGTCAGTGGAAATTGGAAAGATAAAATCTCTACTTTCGATCCCAAACCCGAATATCTTAAGTTTCTTTACACGCTACTCGATGTTGAGAAGATTCGTAACGCTAAGTTAAAAGTCAAATACGACGCGCTTTACTCTACCTCACGCGGTTACTTAGACATGGTGTTAGAACACTGCGGTTGTGAGTTAGAAACTTTTCATGCACAGCGCGATGTCTTATTTGGCGGTGGAATGCCCGAACCTAAAGGCGAACAACTCATTGAGTTAGTTGAAGCTGTAAAAAAAGATCAAGCCGACTTGGGCTTAGCTACAGATGGTGATAGCGATCGCTTTGGAGTTGTCGATGAACAAGGAAATGTTCTCACACCAAATACTGTTTTACTCTTGCTTGCCCGTCACTTGGTCAAAAATCGCGGTAAATCAGGCGCGATCGTGCGGACAGTTGCCACAACGCATTTACTCGATAACTTAGCAGCTAGCTATGGCTTGGAAATTTATGAAACTCCTGTAGGTTTCAAGTATATTGGGGAGAAAATGCGCGAAACTACAGTGTTAATTGGTGGTGAAGAATCTGGTGGTTTAAGTGTGATTGGGCATATTCCTGAAAAAGACGGAATTTTAGCCGATATGTTAGTTGCAGAAGCGATCGCCTATGAGGGTAAACCGTTAAGTCAGTTGGTCGAAGAAGCCATTTCTGAAGCTAATGGACCATTATCTAATCAGCGCTTAGACTTACATCTCAACGACGCGCACAAAGCTGCTGTCATCGATTCGTTTACAAACAATCCACCCTGTGATGTTGCCGGAATTCAAGTCAAAGAAGTTGGTCGTAAAGATGGTGTTAAGCTTTACCTCGAAGAAGGTAGCTGGATTCTATTACGTCCATCCGGTACTGAACCGCTAATGCGCGTTTACATTGAAGCAACTTCGGCTGAGAAACTCAATCAAATTGCAACTCAAATGGAACAAACCATCAATCAACTAGAACCTGCTGTAGTTTAA